The following are encoded together in the Triticum dicoccoides isolate Atlit2015 ecotype Zavitan chromosome 6B, WEW_v2.0, whole genome shotgun sequence genome:
- the LOC119320593 gene encoding disease resistance protein PIK6-NP-like, with protein sequence MLEQARLILQKCGGLPLAISTIGGFVSTKPKTANEWRKMSDGISIELEMNPELRTIKTILMRSYDGLPYHLKSAFLYLSIFQEDQRIRWGRLAGRWTAEGYSRDMHGMTAIELCRRYFDELLDRSMILPGEGTKQYSQKINSCQLHDMIHEICISKAREENLVFTLEEGCCLSDTQGAIRHLVIGSNWKRDKDVLESKLDLSYVRSLTVFGEWRSFFISDNMRFLRVLDLEDTLELKDHHLDDIGQFRHLKYLSLRGCRNILCLPDSLRNLRHLEMLDIRGTRIYELPTTITNLLKLQHLHADDRLDRLRVRGEDAIVDKYQRYIGRISTCERCSVLLYKGHVFLRPQVLDAGLNRYDIFNLYRFQERSLDGIILPKGIGKLKTLHALGAVDVSGRNGNATIKEFGELTQLRKLKVGGLSCRNINKLWSAIAGHNQLQSLSVKMGNPHLISTTTPLLLPIPIPNPLLMLFDLLRSICCCM encoded by the coding sequence ATGCTGGAGCAAGCAAGGCTTATCCTGCAGAAATGTGGTGGACTTCCCCTTGCAATATCGACTATCGGTGGATTCGTTTCCACTAAGCCAAAAACTGCTAATGAATGGAGGAAGATGAGCGATGGCATTAGTATTGAATTGGAGATGAATCCTGAGCTTAGGACAATAAAGACAATTCTTATGAGGAGCTATGATGGCTTGCCATACCATCTCAAGTCTGCTTTCTTATACCTATCCATATTTCAAGAAGACCAGAGAATTAGGTGGGGTCGCTTGGCGGGGCGGTGGACTGCAGAGGGTTACTCAAGAGATATGCATGGCATGACTGCAATTGAACTTTGTCGGAGGTACTTTGATGAGCTCTTGGATAGGAGTATGATTCTGCCAGGGGAAGGGACAAAGCAATACAGTCAGAAAATCAATTCCTGCCAACTTCATGATATGATCCATGAAATATGCATCTCAAAGGCTAGGGAGGAAAACCTTGTTTTCACGCTGGAGGAAGGATGTTGTTTGAGTGACACACAAGGTGCAATACGTCATCTTGTCATTGGCAGCAACTGGAAAAGGGATAAAGATGTGCTGGAGAGCAAGCTAGACTTGTCATACGTACGGTCATTGACCGTGTTCGGAGAGTGGAGATCGTTTTTCATCTCTGACAATATGAGGTTCCTTCGAGTGCTTGACTTAGAAGACACACTGGAGTTAAAAGATCATCATCTTGATGATATCGGGCAGTTCCGTCACCTCAAGTATCTTTCTCTTCGAGGATGTCGGAACATTTTATGCCTGCCTGATTCTTTGCGAAATTTGAGGCACCTTGAAATGCTGGATATTAGAGGTACACGTATATATGAGTTGCCAACAACAATCACCAACCTTCTGAAGCTACAGCACCTTCATGCAGATGATCGTTTGGACCGTTTGCGTGTTAGGGGAGAGGATGCCATAGTTGATAAGTATCAACGTTACATTGGTCGTATTTCCACATGTGAAAGATGCAGCGTTTTGTTGTATAAAGGTCATGTTTTCTTGAGACCGCAAGTTTTAGATGCCGGTTTGAACAGGTATGATATATTCAATCTATACCGCTTCCAGGAGAGGAGCCTAGATGGCATTATTCTTCCCAAAGGGATTGGTAAATTGAAGACCCTTCATGCACTAGGTGCTGTTGATGTTTCCGGGAGAAACGGAAATGCCACTATAAAAGAGTTTGGAGAGCTTACTCAGCTGCGTAAGCTTAAAGTGGGTGGTCTGAGCTGCAGAAACATCAATAAGTTATGGTCTGCCATTGCTGGTCATAATCAACTTCAATCTTTATCAGTTAAAATGGGTAACCCGCACTTAATTTCTACTACTACCCCGCTACTGCTGCCTATCCCCATCCCCAATCCTCTGCTCATGTTATTTGATCTGCTCCGGTCCATCTGCTGCTGTATGTAG